The Limnospira fusiformis SAG 85.79 genomic interval AGGGCCGATTCCATTACGCCCAGTTAACAACCCCTCCCAATACTCAGTAATCGTATTACCTATGGGAGTAATTGCCCCGAGACCTGTAACAACAACGCGCTTGCGGTTCATATCAGTCATGACTTTTCTATCAGAAGTTAACCACCCAGAATGCAGAACACAGGCAAATCCTCCCTAGGCGGAGGCTGTTACCTTAGCATCAATAAAACTCACCGCGCCTTGGACTGTGGTAATTTTTTCGGCTGCTTCGTCAGGGATCTCGATATCGAATTCCTCTTCCAATGCCATAACCAGTTCTACTGTATCTAACGAGTCTGCGCCCAAGTCATTGACAAAATTCGCTTCTGGTGTTACCTGTGCCGGATCAACTTCTAGTTGCTCGGCGACAATTTTCTTAACTGTTTCAAATGTATCTGAACTCATGGAATTTTTCCTCTATAGGATGCCGCGTATTCCATATTATCGGAAAGCGTAATCCCCGCGATCATCATTTTCTACTTTTCTGGTAGATTCTGCTCCTGGGGCGGAGGCAACCTTTATGGTTTCTTTAGGTCTGCGATCGCTCCCTAGGGTAGATGATATATTAACAATGGGTGCTTCCCCCCCCCACAGTCAATTCATAAAAATATTGCTATGTCATCTTCTGTCAAACTCAGATATGCCTATTTTCCCGGTTGTGTCGCTCAAGGTGCTTGTCGGGAACTTTATCAGTCAACCCAAGTGCTGACCGAAACTCTGGGAATTGAGTTAGTCGAGTTAAAAAAAGCCTCCTGTTGCGGTTCGGGTACTTTTAAAGAAGATTCTCAACTCCTCGAAGATACTGTCAACGCCCGAAATCTTGCCCTAGCCGAGGAGTTGAACTTACCCCTACTCACTCACTGTAGCACCTGTCAGGGCGTGATTGGTCGGGTTGATGAACGCCTGAAAGACTATCAGAATAGTGATCCGGCTTATCTGGAAAAGGTTAACCAACTTCTGCAAAAGGAAAGCTGCACCCCCTACAAGGGCGCAACCGAGGTTAAACACTTATTATGGGCTTTGGTGGCTGATTATGGTTTAGCGGAAATTGAGCGCCGGGTGACTAGGAAGTTATCCGGTTTGAAATGTGCGGCTTTCTATGGCTGCTATCTCCTGCGCGCCCAACATCAGTTAATCTATGATGACCCTCATCAACCCGAGTCTATGGAAAATGTGTTCCGGGCGCTGGGGGCTACACCCGTTTATTATCGGGGACGGACTCAGTGCTGCGGTTGGCCGATTTCTAGTTATGCTACCAATGAATCTTTCCAAATGGCGGGTAATCATATCGAAGAGGCGATCGCCGCTGGGGCTGATTGTATGGTCACCCCCTGTCCTCTGTGTCATCTTAACCTAGACTCCCGCCAACCAGAAATCTCGAAATTTCTGGGGCGATCGTTCAATTTACCCGTCCTTCACCTTCCCCAAATCATTGCGATCGCGCTAGGTATCAGCCCCCAAGCCCTCGGTTTAGACAACCACATTGTCTCCACCACCCCCGTATTAGAGAAGATCATGAACAATTGACAATTGAGAATTCTGCCTCCCCCTAACTAGGTGTGGGTGAGGGGTAGTTTTTCCCGTGTTAGGGAGAAATTCAGCAAGTTGGCAGTTCCCTGTTAGGTCCGCAAAATATTACAGAGTTTAAAGTTTTGTCGCCTTGTGTATCCTGAAAGGCAAACACTAAGCTAAAGTGATCGAAGATATACGATAATCCTGCTTTGAGCAAACCGTTTAATCTGCATGTGTATGTAGATACGGTCAAAACCTGATATCTTTGGGAGAACTTAATTCAATGTCTCATTCCGTCAAAATTTACGATACCTGTATTGGTTGCACCCAGTGCGTTCGTGCTTGTCCCCTGGATGTCCTAGAGATGGTTCCCTGGGACGGCTGTAAAGCTGGTCAGATTGCTTCCTCTCCCCGTACCGAAGACTGCATCGGTTGTAAGCGGTGTGAGACTGCTTGTCCTACTGACTTCCTCAGTGTTCGGGTTTACCTGGGTGCTGAAACCACCCGCAGTATGGGTCTGGCTTACTAAAGTGGATCTGATGGCAGTTACCCAAATCTTTTTAGGGTTAAACTGCCTCCGCACAGTTTCACGGATTTATTTGATGACTCACAGAGGGCTCTGTTCCCTCTTTTTTTTGTCTCCGTCCCCCTGTAGGTTGGGTGCAACCCAACAAAGGAGTAGGTTGGGTGAAGCTGTAGGTTGGGTGCAACCCAACAAAGGAGTAGGTTGGGTGAAGCTGTAGGTTGGGTGCAACCCAACAAAGGAGTAGGTTGGGTGAAGTTGTAGGTTGGGTGCAACCCAACAAAGGAGTAGGTTGGGTGAAGCGCAGCCGGGCCCAACAAAGCCCCTCTGTGTAGTAGAGTAGGTTAGGTGAAGGGCAGCGTAACCCAACAAATAGGGTTTGTATTTGTGTGGAAGGAGAGTCGAACCCAAGCCGTCAGTTACAGCTTGTTCACCAGTAGCTTAATACATTGCCCTCACCCTAAATCTGGATCCCAGAGAGGGAGAGGGACTTTGAGAGGTTATCAGATGATTTCTGAACAGGCTGTAACCCATGCACGCACCCACTAAAATTATGAAATATCGAAGAGCTAAAATAGAAGGTGGCACATACTTTTTCACTGTGGTAACAGACAGGAGACGAGAGTTTTTGTGCTTTCCCGAAAATATCTTATTATTAAGGCAGGCTGTCCGAGAAGTGATGGCGGAATATCCTTTCGATATAAATGCCTGCGTTATCTTACCGAACCATATACACTGCGTATGGACTTTACCAGAAGGCGATCGCGATTTTTCTAATCGGTGGCGTTTGGTGAAAAACTATTTTACCCAAAAATGCGATCGACAATATCACGGTCAAATTTCGGCATCTAAACAACAGAAACAGGAGAAAGCGATTTGGCAACGTCGTTTTTGGGAACATTGCATTGTGGATGAAACCGATTTTATTAATCATGTTGAATACATTCATTATAACCCGGTTAAGCATGGTTTAGTCAAAGCCCCAAAGGATTGGCAGTATTCAAGTTTTTTAAGGTATGTTCGTCAGGGTATTTACGATATTAATTGGGGTGCAGAAACGGAGATTGTATTTGATGCGAATGTGGGACGGGAATAAATTTTAATAAATTGGTATTATGTACCACACCCAACAGAGGGTAGGTTGTGTGCAACCCAACAGAGAGTAGGTTGTGTGCAACCTAACAGGGGTAGGTTGTGTGAACCCAACAGGGGTAGGTTGTGTGCAACCCAACAGGGGTAGGTTGTGTGCAACCCAACAGGAGTAGGTTGGGTGCAACCCAACAGAGGGTAGGTTGTGTGCAACCCAACAGGAGTAGGTTGGGTGCAACCCAACAGGAGTAGGTTGTGTGAACCCAACAGGAGTAGGTTGGGTGCAACCCAACAGGAGTAGGTTGGGTGCAACCCAACAGGAGTAGGTTGTGTGAACCCAACAGGAGTAGGTTGGGTGCAACCCAACATGGGTAGGTTGTGTGAACCCAACAGGAGTAGGTTGGGTGCAACCCAACAGAGGGTAGGTTGTGTGAACCCAACAGGAGTAGGTTGGGTGCAACCCAACAGAGGGTAGGTTGTGTGAACCCAACAGGAGTAGGTTGTGTGAACCCAACAGGAGTAGGTTGTGTGAACCCAACAGGAGTAGGTTGTGTGAACCCAACAGAGAGTAGTGCAACCCAACAGAGGGTAGGTTGGGTGCAACCCAACATGGGGTAGGTTGGGTGCAACCCAACAGAGGGTAGGTTGGGTGCAACCCAACAGAGAGTAGTGCAACCCAACATGGGGTAGGTTGGGTGCAACCCAACAGAGAGTAGGTTGGGTGCAACACGACATCGGGTAAAGTTGGGTTTCGCTGCGCTTCACCCAACCTACAACTACAATTATGGTATAATCGCGCAGAACCCCAATGATCTAAGTTTGAGGAGTTACCAATACTAATGTGTGGAATTGTTGGTTATATCGGCACTCAAATCGCTACAGACGTTCTCATGTCTGGGCTGGAAAAACTGGAGTATCGGGGTTATGACTCGGCTGGACTCGCTACGGTCTGGGAAGGTCAAATTAATTATCTTCGGGCTAAGGGTAAACTCTATAATCTACGCGATAAGTTAAGCCAGGTGGAAATGCCAGCCCAAATTGGTATTGGTCACACCCGCTGGGCTACCCATGGGAAACCAGAAGAATATAACGCTCACCCACAATTGGACCCCTATGGACGGGTGGCGGTGGTTCAAAATGGCATTATTGAAAATTATCGGGAACTGCGGGAAGAGTTGAAGGGAAAGGGATATGAGTTTAAATCTGATACCGATACGGAGGTAATTCCTCATCTGATTTCTGAGTTTTTATCACATCTATCTAAGCCGGAACCGGGTTCCCCTTCGGTTTTTTTTGAGGCGGTGCGTCTCGCGGTTAAGCGTTTGGATGGGGCTTTTGCGATCGCTGTTTTATGTGCAGACTATCCCAATGAGTTAATTGTTGCCCGCCAACAAGCACCCCTTTCTATTGGCTTAGGACAAGGGGAATTTTTCTGCGCTTCTGATACTCCCGCTTTAGTTCCCTATACCCAAGCTGTTGTCAGTTTAGATAACGGCGAAATGGCTCGGTTGACTCCTTTGGGGGTTGAGATTTACAGTTTTGACGGGGAACGTCTTAATAAAAAGCCCCGTATTCTCAACTGGAGTCCGACTCTGGTAGAAAAGCAAGTCTTTAAGCATTTTATGCTCAAAGAAATTCACGAACAACCAGGGGTCGTGCGAGACTGTCTCAATGCCTATATTCATGATGATTGGCAGGTTCCAGAAACTAGCAAAACTTCCAAATCTGCGACTGTTAATAAGAGTTTATCTCCGATTAATTTGAACCTCCCTAATGCTTTATGTGAGGGTGTGGAACAGGTGCAAATATTGGCTTGTGGTACCAGTTGGCACGCCAGTTTGGTGGGGAAATATCTATTAGAACAGTTGGCGGATTTACCAACAACAGTTCAATATGCTTCGGAGGCTCGTTATTCCCCGATTCCACTGCGACCTAATACGATGACTATTGGGGTTACTCAGTCGGGAGAAACTGCTGATACTTTGGCGGCGTTGGCTATGGAACAGCAACGCAGAATTAATGCTGGGGCGGCGTTTGCTCCCCGTTTATTAGGGATTACTAATCGCCCGGAAAGTTCTTTGGGGCAAATGGTTCCACATTTGATTGATACTAGGGCGGGTATTGAAATTGGGGTGGCGGCTACTAAGACTTTTTTGGCTCAATTGATAGCCTTTTATTTGTTGG includes:
- the acpP gene encoding acyl carrier protein; protein product: MSSDTFETVKKIVAEQLEVDPAQVTPEANFVNDLGADSLDTVELVMALEEEFDIEIPDEAAEKITTVQGAVSFIDAKVTASA
- a CDS encoding CoB--CoM heterodisulfide reductase iron-sulfur subunit B family protein, with the protein product MSSSVKLRYAYFPGCVAQGACRELYQSTQVLTETLGIELVELKKASCCGSGTFKEDSQLLEDTVNARNLALAEELNLPLLTHCSTCQGVIGRVDERLKDYQNSDPAYLEKVNQLLQKESCTPYKGATEVKHLLWALVADYGLAEIERRVTRKLSGLKCAAFYGCYLLRAQHQLIYDDPHQPESMENVFRALGATPVYYRGRTQCCGWPISSYATNESFQMAGNHIEEAIAAGADCMVTPCPLCHLNLDSRQPEISKFLGRSFNLPVLHLPQIIAIALGISPQALGLDNHIVSTTPVLEKIMNN
- the psaC gene encoding photosystem I iron-sulfur center protein PsaC, which produces MSHSVKIYDTCIGCTQCVRACPLDVLEMVPWDGCKAGQIASSPRTEDCIGCKRCETACPTDFLSVRVYLGAETTRSMGLAY
- a CDS encoding REP-associated tyrosine transposase yields the protein MHAPTKIMKYRRAKIEGGTYFFTVVTDRRREFLCFPENILLLRQAVREVMAEYPFDINACVILPNHIHCVWTLPEGDRDFSNRWRLVKNYFTQKCDRQYHGQISASKQQKQEKAIWQRRFWEHCIVDETDFINHVEYIHYNPVKHGLVKAPKDWQYSSFLRYVRQGIYDINWGAETEIVFDANVGRE
- the glmS gene encoding glutamine--fructose-6-phosphate transaminase (isomerizing) is translated as MCGIVGYIGTQIATDVLMSGLEKLEYRGYDSAGLATVWEGQINYLRAKGKLYNLRDKLSQVEMPAQIGIGHTRWATHGKPEEYNAHPQLDPYGRVAVVQNGIIENYRELREELKGKGYEFKSDTDTEVIPHLISEFLSHLSKPEPGSPSVFFEAVRLAVKRLDGAFAIAVLCADYPNELIVARQQAPLSIGLGQGEFFCASDTPALVPYTQAVVSLDNGEMARLTPLGVEIYSFDGERLNKKPRILNWSPTLVEKQVFKHFMLKEIHEQPGVVRDCLNAYIHDDWQVPETSKTSKSATVNKSLSPINLNLPNALCEGVEQVQILACGTSWHASLVGKYLLEQLADLPTTVQYASEARYSPIPLRPNTMTIGVTQSGETADTLAALAMEQQRRINAGAAFAPRLLGITNRPESSLGQMVPHLIDTRAGIEIGVAATKTFLAQLIAFYLLALDLAWRRQTISVSRLEEIIKGLRQIPSQIELILSSHEQDIGELSHDFSDTQDFIFLGRGINFPIALEGALKLKEISYIHAEGYPAGEMKHGPIALLDDKVPVVAIAMPGMVYEKVISNAQEAKARDARLIGVTPKTSGESAEIFDDLLSVPEVDELLSPILTVIPLQLLAYHIAARRGLDVDQPRNLAKSVTVE